A genomic region of Pseudomonas frederiksbergensis contains the following coding sequences:
- a CDS encoding M18 family aminopeptidase, producing the protein MREELNQGLIDFLKASPTPFHATASLVQRLEAAGYQRLDEREPWTTEANGRYYVTRNDSSIVAIKMGRNSPLHDGIRLVGAHTDSPCLRVKPQPELQRQGFWQLGVEVYGGALLAPWFDRDLSLAGRVTFRRDGKVESQLIDFKAPIATIPNLAIHLNREANMGWAINAQTELPPILAQFAGDERVDFRAVLTDQLAREHGLNADVVLDYELSFYDTQSAAVIGLHGDFIAGARLDNLLSCYAGLQALLTAETDETCVLVCNDHEEVGSCSACGADGPMLEQTLRRLLPEGDEFVRTIQKSLLVSADNAHGVHPNYADKHDANHGPKLNAGPVIKVNSNQRYATNSETAGFFRHLCMAEEVPVQSFVVRSDMGCGSTIGPITASHLGVRTVDIGLPTFAMHSIRELCGSHDLAHLVKVLSAFYACRELP; encoded by the coding sequence ATGCGCGAAGAGTTGAACCAAGGCCTGATCGACTTCCTCAAGGCCTCCCCTACCCCATTCCATGCCACCGCCAGCCTTGTTCAGCGCCTGGAAGCGGCGGGTTATCAGCGTCTTGACGAGCGCGAGCCCTGGACTACCGAAGCCAATGGTCGCTACTACGTCACGCGCAACGACTCCTCGATCGTTGCCATCAAGATGGGTCGCAACTCCCCGCTGCACGACGGCATCCGCCTGGTCGGCGCCCACACCGACAGCCCATGCCTGCGGGTCAAGCCACAACCGGAACTGCAACGTCAGGGTTTCTGGCAGTTGGGCGTCGAAGTCTATGGCGGCGCATTGCTCGCCCCCTGGTTTGACCGTGACCTGTCGCTGGCCGGTCGCGTGACCTTCCGCCGCGACGGCAAGGTCGAAAGCCAGCTGATCGATTTCAAGGCACCGATTGCCACCATTCCCAACCTGGCCATTCACCTCAACCGTGAAGCCAACATGGGCTGGGCGATCAACGCACAGACCGAGCTGCCGCCGATCCTTGCGCAATTTGCCGGTGACGAGCGTGTGGACTTCCGTGCCGTGCTCACTGATCAGTTGGCCCGGGAACACGGCCTGAATGCCGACGTGGTGCTCGATTACGAGCTGAGTTTCTACGACACCCAAAGCGCCGCCGTCATCGGCCTGCACGGCGACTTCATTGCCGGTGCGCGCCTGGACAATCTGCTGTCGTGCTACGCCGGCTTGCAAGCCTTGCTGACGGCTGAAACCGATGAGACCTGCGTGCTGGTGTGCAACGATCACGAAGAAGTCGGCTCCTGCTCGGCGTGCGGTGCCGACGGCCCGATGCTCGAACAAACCCTGCGTCGCTTGCTGCCTGAAGGCGACGAGTTCGTCCGCACCATTCAGAAATCGCTGCTGGTCTCGGCCGACAACGCCCACGGTGTGCACCCTAACTATGCCGACAAGCACGACGCCAACCACGGCCCGAAACTCAATGCCGGTCCGGTGATCAAGGTCAACAGTAACCAGCGCTACGCCACCAATAGCGAAACTGCAGGGTTCTTCCGTCATCTGTGCATGGCCGAAGAAGTTCCGGTGCAAAGCTTCGTGGTACGCAGCGACATGGGCTGTGGCTCGACCATCGGCCCCATCACCGCCAGCCATTTGGGCGTGCGCACCGTGGACATCGGCCTGCCGACGTTTGCCATGCACTCAATCCGTGAACTCTGCGGCAGCCATGACCTGGCGCACCTGGTCAAAGTGTTGAGCGCTTTCTACGCGTGCCGCGAGTTGCCGTAA
- the minD gene encoding septum site-determining protein MinD, whose protein sequence is MAKILVVTSGKGGVGKTTTSAAIGTGLALRGHKTVIVDFDVGLRNLDLIMGCERRVVYDFVNVVNGEANLQQALIKDKRLENLYVLAASQTRDKDALTVEGVEKVLMALKEDFEFVVCDSPAGIEKGAHLAMYFADEAIVVTNPEVSSVRDSDRMLGLLASKSRRAENGEDPIKEHLLLTRYNPERVSNGEMLGVEDVKEILAVTLLGVIPESQAVLKASNQGVPVILDDQSDAGQAYSDAVDRLLGKTVQHRFLDVEKKGFFERLFGGR, encoded by the coding sequence TTGGCCAAGATTCTCGTGGTTACATCCGGCAAGGGTGGTGTGGGTAAGACCACCACCAGCGCCGCTATCGGTACCGGCCTCGCTTTGCGCGGTCACAAAACAGTCATCGTCGACTTCGACGTCGGCCTGCGTAACCTCGACCTGATCATGGGTTGCGAGCGTCGCGTGGTGTATGACTTCGTCAACGTGGTCAACGGCGAAGCCAACCTGCAGCAAGCCCTGATCAAAGACAAGCGTCTGGAAAACCTCTACGTGCTGGCTGCCAGTCAGACGCGCGACAAAGACGCGCTGACCGTAGAAGGCGTGGAAAAAGTGCTCATGGCACTTAAAGAAGACTTCGAGTTCGTGGTCTGCGATTCTCCGGCGGGCATCGAGAAAGGCGCCCACCTGGCCATGTATTTCGCTGATGAAGCGATTGTCGTGACCAACCCGGAAGTCTCGTCGGTACGTGACTCGGACCGCATGCTCGGCCTGCTGGCGAGCAAATCGCGTCGCGCCGAAAACGGCGAAGACCCGATCAAGGAACACCTGCTGCTGACCCGCTACAACCCAGAGCGCGTAAGCAACGGCGAAATGCTCGGCGTCGAAGACGTCAAAGAAATTCTGGCGGTCACCCTGCTGGGCGTGATTCCGGAATCGCAAGCCGTACTCAAGGCTTCCAACCAAGGCGTGCCAGTGATTCTCGACGACCAGAGCGACGCCGGTCAGGCGTACAGCGATGCCGTCGATCGTCTGCTGGGCAAAACCGTGCAACACCGGTTCCTTGACGTTGAGAAGAAGGGATTCTTCGAGCGCCTGTTTGGAGGTAGATAA
- a CDS encoding alkaline phosphatase family protein yields MKHNVILVVLDGLNYEVARHAMGHLQAYANAKKAALYKLECELPSLSRPLYECILTGVTPIDSGIVHNNVSRLSNQRSVFHYTTAAGLSTAAAAYHWVSELYNRSPFIAARDRHTDNTELPIQHAHFYWSDHYPDSHLFADAENLRLRHTPNFLLVHPMNIDDAGHKHGLDTAQYRNSARSADIILADYLQGWLDAGYQVLVTADHGMNNDRSHNGLLAEEREVPLFVIGDAFSFNPDAAPKQTELCGTVCELLGVAHDKPVCRELLK; encoded by the coding sequence ATGAAGCACAACGTCATCCTTGTGGTGCTCGACGGCCTGAACTACGAGGTCGCGCGGCATGCCATGGGGCATTTGCAGGCCTACGCCAACGCCAAAAAAGCCGCACTCTACAAACTCGAATGCGAACTTCCGTCTCTCTCGCGCCCACTCTACGAATGCATTTTGACCGGCGTTACGCCGATCGACAGCGGCATCGTCCACAACAACGTGTCGCGCCTGTCCAACCAGCGCAGCGTGTTCCACTACACCACCGCCGCCGGGCTCAGCACCGCCGCTGCGGCCTACCACTGGGTCAGCGAGTTGTATAACCGCTCGCCGTTCATCGCGGCCCGCGACCGCCACACCGACAACACTGAACTGCCGATCCAGCACGCGCATTTCTACTGGTCCGATCACTACCCCGATTCGCACCTGTTCGCCGATGCCGAAAACCTGCGTCTGCGCCATACGCCGAACTTTCTGTTGGTTCACCCCATGAACATCGACGATGCCGGGCACAAGCACGGCCTCGACACTGCGCAATACCGCAACAGCGCCCGCTCGGCCGACATCATCCTCGCCGACTACCTGCAAGGCTGGCTCGACGCCGGTTATCAGGTGCTGGTGACCGCCGACCACGGCATGAACAACGACCGCTCCCACAACGGCCTGCTCGCAGAAGAACGTGAAGTACCGCTGTTCGTCATCGGTGATGCCTTCAGCTTCAATCCCGACGCCGCCCCCAAACAAACCGAACTGTGCGGCACGGTCTGCGAGTTGTTGGGTGTTGCCCACGACAAACCTGTCTGCCGGGAGCTGCTCAAGTGA
- a CDS encoding ABC transporter permease, producing MNSITRGKWLAALCLVPFAIFFIVFQIAPLCWVLINSVQSEEFGWGLANFNKIFSSKFYMQAIQYSLEISFWSSVFGIVIAILGSYSLRRVDSKLRNFVNAFANMTSNFAGVPLAFAFIILLGFNGSFTIMLKQAGIIQDFNLYSKTGLIILYTYFQIPLGVLLLYPAFDALREDWRESAALLGANGWQFWRHIGLPVLTPALLGTFVILLANALGAYATVYALTTGNFNVLPIRIAAMVSGDISLDPNMASALAVVLVALMTLVTVVHQLLLKRSYHVSR from the coding sequence GTGAACTCAATCACCCGTGGCAAATGGCTGGCGGCGTTGTGCCTGGTGCCCTTCGCCATTTTCTTCATCGTGTTCCAGATCGCCCCGCTGTGCTGGGTGCTGATCAACAGTGTGCAATCGGAAGAGTTCGGTTGGGGCCTGGCCAACTTCAACAAGATCTTCAGCTCGAAGTTCTATATGCAGGCGATCCAGTACAGCCTTGAGATCAGCTTCTGGTCCAGCGTGTTTGGTATCGTCATTGCGATCCTCGGCAGTTACTCGCTGCGCCGGGTCGACTCAAAGCTTCGCAACTTCGTCAACGCCTTCGCCAACATGACCAGCAACTTCGCCGGCGTACCACTGGCCTTTGCGTTCATCATCCTGCTGGGGTTCAACGGCAGCTTCACCATCATGCTCAAACAGGCCGGGATCATTCAGGACTTCAACCTGTACTCGAAAACCGGGCTGATCATCCTCTACACCTACTTCCAGATACCCCTTGGCGTGCTGCTGCTTTACCCGGCGTTCGACGCCCTGCGTGAAGACTGGCGCGAATCGGCGGCCCTGCTCGGCGCCAACGGCTGGCAGTTCTGGCGACACATCGGTTTGCCGGTGTTGACCCCGGCCTTGCTCGGCACATTCGTGATCCTGCTGGCCAACGCCCTCGGTGCCTATGCCACGGTTTACGCCCTAACCACCGGCAACTTCAACGTGCTGCCGATCCGCATCGCGGCGATGGTCTCGGGCGACATTTCCCTGGACCCGAACATGGCCAGTGCCCTGGCCGTTGTGCTGGTGGCGTTGATGACCCTGGTAACGGTGGTCCATCAGTTGCTGTTGAAGAGGAGCTACCATGTCTCGCGCTGA
- a CDS encoding ABC transporter substrate-binding protein, with amino-acid sequence MKQLFLASLLGSTIAMCTAAMAADTDLKALETAAKAEGTVNSVGMPDDWANWKGTWEDLSKKYGLKHIDTDMSSAQEVAKFAAEKDNASADIGDVGAAFGPIAVKQGVVQPYKPSTWAQVPDWAKDKDGNWALAYTGTIAFIVNKKLLHGSEAPTKWADLKTGKYKVSIGDVSTAAQAANGVLAAAIANGGDEKNIQPALEMFAEIAKQGRLSLANPTIATMEKGEVEVGVVWDFNGLSYKAKMVNPDDYVVLIPSDGSVKSGYTTIINKYAKNPNAAKLTREYIFSDAGQINLARGNARPIRAETGLKLPADVEKNLIPAAQYEAAKPKSIKDADAWEKTSKALPQKWQEEVIINMQ; translated from the coding sequence ATGAAACAGCTTTTCCTGGCATCACTGTTAGGCTCGACCATTGCCATGTGCACCGCAGCCATGGCGGCTGATACCGATTTAAAAGCCTTGGAAACCGCAGCGAAGGCGGAAGGCACCGTCAACAGCGTCGGCATGCCCGATGACTGGGCCAACTGGAAAGGAACCTGGGAAGACCTCTCCAAAAAGTACGGTCTCAAGCACATCGACACCGACATGAGCTCGGCCCAGGAAGTGGCCAAGTTCGCTGCCGAAAAAGACAACGCCAGTGCTGATATCGGCGACGTCGGCGCCGCCTTCGGCCCGATCGCAGTCAAGCAAGGCGTGGTTCAACCGTACAAACCAAGCACCTGGGCGCAAGTTCCGGACTGGGCCAAGGACAAGGACGGTAACTGGGCGCTGGCCTACACCGGCACCATCGCGTTCATCGTCAACAAGAAGCTGCTGCACGGTTCCGAAGCCCCGACAAAGTGGGCTGACCTGAAAACCGGTAAATACAAGGTGTCCATAGGTGACGTGAGCACCGCTGCACAAGCCGCCAACGGTGTACTGGCCGCCGCCATCGCCAACGGCGGTGATGAAAAGAACATTCAACCCGCCCTGGAGATGTTCGCCGAGATCGCCAAGCAAGGTCGCCTGTCGCTGGCCAACCCGACCATTGCCACCATGGAAAAGGGTGAAGTCGAAGTCGGTGTGGTCTGGGACTTCAACGGCCTGAGCTATAAAGCCAAGATGGTAAACCCGGATGACTACGTTGTGCTGATCCCGTCCGATGGTTCGGTGAAGTCCGGCTACACCACCATTATCAACAAATACGCCAAGAATCCGAACGCTGCCAAACTGACCCGCGAGTACATCTTCAGCGACGCCGGCCAAATCAACCTGGCGCGCGGTAATGCTCGCCCGATTCGTGCTGAAACGGGCCTGAAACTACCGGCTGATGTAGAGAAAAACCTGATCCCTGCCGCGCAATACGAAGCAGCCAAGCCTAAATCGATCAAAGATGCCGACGCCTGGGAGAAAACCTCCAAGGCCCTGCCGCAGAAGTGGCAGGAAGAAGTCATCATCAATATGCAGTAA
- the minC gene encoding septum site-determining protein MinC → MSQTEPLDQDPVFQLKGSMLAITVLELARNDLESLDRQLAAKVALAPNFFSNAPLVLALDKLPATEGAVDLPALMRVCRHHGLRTLAIRASRIEDIAAAIAVDLPVLPPSGARERALDPHEGEIRKKPEKPPEPTIKPTRIITSPIRGGQQIYAQGGDLVVVSSVSPGAELLADGNIHVYGPMRGRALAGVKGDTKARIFCQQLSAELLSIAGHYKVSEDLRRDPLWGSGVQVSLSGDVLNIIRL, encoded by the coding sequence ATGAGCCAAACCGAACCGCTAGACCAAGATCCCGTGTTCCAGTTGAAGGGCAGCATGCTCGCCATTACGGTGCTGGAACTGGCCCGCAATGACCTCGAAAGCCTCGACCGACAACTGGCCGCGAAGGTCGCCCTGGCGCCTAACTTTTTCAGCAATGCGCCGCTGGTACTCGCCCTGGACAAACTCCCGGCCACTGAAGGCGCTGTCGACCTGCCTGCGCTGATGCGTGTGTGCCGCCACCATGGCTTGCGCACGCTGGCCATCCGCGCCAGCCGCATCGAAGACATCGCCGCCGCCATTGCCGTCGACCTGCCGGTGTTGCCGCCATCTGGCGCGCGCGAGCGTGCGCTTGACCCGCACGAAGGTGAAATCAGGAAAAAGCCGGAAAAACCGCCTGAACCGACCATCAAACCGACCCGGATAATCACTTCGCCCATTCGCGGTGGTCAGCAGATTTACGCCCAAGGTGGCGATTTGGTCGTGGTTTCCTCGGTCAGCCCGGGGGCGGAACTTCTCGCCGATGGCAACATCCATGTATACGGGCCGATGCGCGGTCGTGCGTTGGCCGGCGTAAAAGGTGACACCAAGGCACGGATTTTCTGTCAGCAATTGAGCGCTGAACTACTCTCCATCGCCGGTCATTACAAGGTTTCCGAAGATTTGCGCCGCGACCCGCTGTGGGGTTCTGGCGTACAAGTCAGCCTGTCGGGCGACGTGTTGAACATCATTCGGCTTTAA
- the minE gene encoding cell division topological specificity factor MinE, which translates to MNLFDFFRANKKVSTASVAKERLQIIVAHERGQRSTPDYLPALQKELVEVIRKYVNIGSDDVHVALENQGSCSILELNITLPDR; encoded by the coding sequence ATGAATCTTTTTGACTTCTTTCGTGCCAACAAAAAAGTAAGCACCGCGTCGGTAGCGAAAGAGCGTCTACAGATCATCGTGGCGCATGAACGCGGCCAGCGCAGTACCCCTGATTACCTGCCAGCCTTGCAGAAGGAACTGGTCGAGGTGATCCGCAAGTACGTCAATATCGGGTCCGACGACGTGCACGTTGCACTGGAAAACCAGGGCAGTTGCTCGATTCTGGAACTCAATATCACCCTGCCAGATCGCTGA
- a CDS encoding lipid A biosynthesis lauroyl acyltransferase gives MDRPQFRAAFFLPRFWPLWCGLGLLWLVVQLPYPLLLRIGRLLGGGMYRVATDRRRIAKRNLELCFPEKTPAERKRLLKENFASTGIAFFEMAMSWWWSRARLARLAQVEGLEHLKQAQRDGKGVILMALHFTTLEIGAALLGQQHTIDGMYREHKNPLFDYIQRRGRERHNLDSLAVERDDVRGMLKLLRAGRAIWYAPDQDYGAKQSIFVPLFGILAATVPATSKFAKLGKALVVPFTQERLADGSGYRLVIHAPLSDFPGESDEVDCLRINQWVEGCVRDCPEQYLWTHRRFKSRPPGEPKLYAKRG, from the coding sequence ATGGATCGCCCGCAATTTCGAGCTGCATTTTTTCTTCCGCGTTTTTGGCCGCTATGGTGCGGTCTAGGGCTGCTGTGGCTGGTCGTTCAGCTGCCATATCCGCTGCTGCTGCGCATTGGTCGTCTGCTGGGTGGCGGGATGTATCGGGTTGCCACCGATCGTCGGCGCATTGCCAAACGCAACCTGGAGCTGTGTTTCCCGGAAAAAACACCGGCCGAGCGCAAGCGTCTGCTCAAGGAAAACTTCGCCTCGACCGGCATTGCCTTCTTCGAGATGGCCATGAGCTGGTGGTGGTCCCGGGCACGCTTGGCGCGCTTGGCCCAGGTCGAAGGGCTGGAGCACCTCAAACAGGCTCAGCGCGACGGTAAGGGTGTGATCCTGATGGCGTTGCACTTCACCACGCTGGAAATCGGCGCGGCCTTGCTCGGCCAGCAACACACCATCGACGGCATGTACCGCGAACATAAAAACCCGCTGTTTGATTACATTCAGCGGCGCGGTCGTGAAAGGCATAACCTCGATTCGCTGGCGGTGGAGCGCGACGACGTACGCGGCATGCTGAAATTGCTGCGCGCAGGCCGGGCGATCTGGTATGCGCCGGATCAGGACTACGGTGCCAAGCAAAGTATCTTCGTGCCGTTGTTCGGCATTCTGGCCGCGACCGTTCCTGCCACCAGCAAGTTTGCCAAGTTGGGCAAGGCGCTGGTGGTACCGTTCACTCAGGAACGCCTGGCCGATGGCAGTGGTTACCGTCTGGTGATCCATGCGCCGCTGAGCGATTTTCCGGGTGAAAGCGATGAGGTTGATTGCCTCCGGATCAACCAGTGGGTCGAAGGTTGCGTGCGCGATTGCCCTGAGCAATACCTCTGGACCCATCGACGCTTCAAGAGCCGCCCACCCGGCGAGCCGAAATTGTATGCCAAGCGTGGTTGA
- a CDS encoding mechanosensitive ion channel family protein — MFARLFVLPSTLFICLLMLLPMAPAQAVGLPSLLNGSPKAQPEATEPLGQSLDEVIKSLENDQQRAKLLADLKKLRNATKKAQTPEEDGVLGLIGGTLASLEKQFSGADSPLTRWSEELDLAKDELSALMLPASEWLPMLFAFALILMLWSLLAAALIWLGHRVRTRFGLTEELPQHPKTWDMLRFALRKLGPWLIALLITVYMSYALPSSLGKYLAMVLAYALVVGTCFSAICVIAFSVLDGPHRHRALYILRHQAFRPLWLIGSFAAFGEALNDPRMVTSLGIHLAHTTATIANVLAAIFTGLFILRFRRPIAHLIRNQPLSRRLTRRALSDTIEILGTFWYLPALVLVAISLFATFVSAGDTSTALRQSLICTVLLVLCMVINGLVRRHALKPQRGVKRHALYSDRLKSFFYTLAHLSVWLAFIELGLRVWGMSLIRFTEGEGHEVSVKLFSLGGTLIFAWLIWILSDTAVHHALTRSRKGQANARAQTMMPLIRNVLFVAIFIIGMIVALANMGMNVTPLLAGAGVIGLAIGFGAQSLVADLITGLFIIIEDSLAIDDYVDVGGHLGTVEGLTIRTVRLRDIDGIVHTIPFSEIKSIKNYSREFGYAIFRVAVPYNMEIDDAIKLMREVGQKMRTDPIQRRNIWSPLEIQGVESFESGSAILRARFKTAPIKQWEVSRAFNLSLKRHLDEAGLDLATPRMSIQVVTAGGGLEKE; from the coding sequence GTGTTCGCTCGTCTTTTCGTCCTGCCGTCTACGCTGTTCATCTGCCTGTTGATGCTGCTTCCCATGGCACCTGCTCAGGCCGTCGGCCTGCCGAGCCTGCTCAACGGCTCACCAAAAGCCCAACCGGAAGCGACCGAACCGTTGGGGCAATCGCTGGACGAAGTGATCAAATCACTGGAAAACGATCAGCAACGAGCCAAGTTGCTGGCCGACCTGAAGAAACTCCGCAATGCCACTAAAAAAGCCCAGACACCCGAAGAAGACGGTGTGCTTGGCTTGATCGGTGGCACCCTGGCCAGCCTCGAAAAACAGTTTTCCGGCGCCGACAGCCCGCTCACTCGCTGGTCCGAAGAATTAGATCTGGCCAAGGATGAACTGAGCGCACTGATGCTGCCGGCCAGCGAATGGCTGCCGATGCTCTTTGCCTTCGCCCTGATTCTGATGCTTTGGAGCCTGCTCGCCGCCGCGCTGATCTGGCTCGGCCATCGCGTCAGAACGCGCTTCGGCCTTACCGAAGAACTGCCGCAGCACCCCAAGACCTGGGACATGCTGCGCTTTGCCCTGCGCAAACTCGGCCCTTGGCTGATCGCGCTGCTGATTACCGTCTACATGAGCTACGCCTTGCCATCATCGCTGGGTAAATACCTGGCCATGGTGCTGGCCTATGCGCTGGTGGTCGGAACCTGCTTCTCGGCGATCTGCGTGATCGCGTTCTCCGTGCTCGACGGCCCGCATCGGCATCGTGCCCTGTACATCCTGCGGCACCAGGCCTTTCGCCCACTGTGGCTGATCGGCAGTTTTGCGGCCTTCGGTGAAGCCTTGAACGACCCACGGATGGTCACCAGCCTCGGTATTCACCTGGCCCACACCACCGCGACCATCGCCAATGTGCTGGCAGCGATTTTCACCGGTCTGTTCATTCTGCGATTCCGCCGGCCCATTGCCCACCTGATCCGCAACCAGCCGCTGTCGCGGCGCCTGACTCGCCGCGCACTGAGCGACACGATCGAGATTCTCGGAACCTTCTGGTACCTGCCAGCGCTGGTACTGGTGGCGATTTCGCTGTTCGCCACCTTCGTCTCGGCCGGCGACACCAGCACCGCGCTGCGCCAATCGCTGATCTGCACCGTGCTGCTCGTGTTGTGCATGGTCATCAACGGATTAGTCCGCCGCCATGCACTCAAGCCGCAACGCGGGGTAAAGCGTCACGCACTTTACTCGGACCGCCTCAAGAGTTTCTTCTATACCCTAGCGCACCTTAGCGTATGGCTGGCGTTCATCGAACTTGGCTTGCGGGTCTGGGGCATGTCGCTGATCCGCTTCACCGAAGGTGAAGGCCATGAAGTCAGCGTCAAACTGTTCAGCCTGGGCGGTACGCTGATCTTCGCGTGGCTGATCTGGATTCTCAGCGACACCGCCGTGCACCACGCCCTCACCCGCTCACGCAAAGGCCAAGCCAATGCGCGGGCGCAAACCATGATGCCGCTGATCCGCAACGTGCTGTTCGTGGCGATCTTCATCATCGGGATGATTGTCGCGCTGGCCAACATGGGCATGAACGTCACGCCGCTGCTGGCGGGTGCCGGCGTGATCGGCCTGGCCATCGGTTTCGGCGCGCAGTCGCTGGTTGCCGACCTGATCACCGGGCTGTTTATCATCATCGAAGACTCCCTGGCCATTGATGACTACGTGGACGTCGGCGGCCACCTGGGCACCGTCGAAGGCCTGACTATCCGCACCGTGCGCCTGCGGGACATCGACGGCATCGTGCACACCATCCCGTTCAGTGAAATCAAAAGCATCAAGAACTACTCACGGGAATTCGGCTACGCGATCTTCCGGGTGGCGGTGCCTTACAACATGGAAATCGACGACGCGATCAAATTGATGCGCGAAGTCGGCCAGAAAATGCGCACCGACCCCATCCAGCGCCGCAACATCTGGTCGCCGCTGGAAATCCAGGGCGTCGAGAGTTTTGAATCCGGCAGTGCCATTCTGCGCGCACGGTTCAAGACTGCTCCGATCAAACAATGGGAAGTTTCAAGAGCGTTCAACCTGTCGCTCAAACGCCATCTGGATGAAGCCGGGCTGGATCTGGCGACGCCGAGGATGAGCATTCAAGTGGTGACGGCCGGCGGCGGTTTAGAGAAGGAATAA
- the phnR gene encoding phosphonate utilization transcriptional regulator PhnR has translation MREEATKAVTAIGQVLQEQIDHGLLAPASKLPAERKLSELFGTTRITVREALLQLEAQGQIYREERRGWFVSPPRLAYNLIQRSHFHAMVSAQGRVPSTEVISARLQPASAAVCAWLQLPALSSVIQICRSRRIDGRLVLYVEHYLNPQFFPGILAFDLNQSITELYARHYDLHYGRVRFEIVPTSLPVDAAAALRVSLGSPGLRIARVNYDQHGRLIDCDLEFWRHDAIHVGVDVV, from the coding sequence ATGCGCGAAGAGGCAACGAAAGCGGTGACAGCCATCGGCCAGGTGCTCCAGGAGCAGATCGACCACGGTCTGTTGGCGCCCGCGAGCAAGCTGCCGGCCGAGCGCAAGCTCAGTGAGTTGTTCGGGACCACGCGGATCACCGTGCGTGAGGCGTTGTTGCAGTTGGAGGCGCAGGGGCAGATTTATCGCGAGGAGCGGCGCGGCTGGTTTGTCTCGCCACCGCGACTGGCCTATAACCTGATACAGCGCAGTCACTTTCACGCGATGGTCAGTGCGCAGGGGCGGGTGCCGTCGACCGAGGTGATTTCGGCGCGCTTGCAACCGGCGTCAGCGGCGGTGTGTGCCTGGTTGCAGTTGCCAGCGTTGTCGAGCGTGATTCAGATCTGCCGTTCAAGGCGTATTGATGGGCGGTTGGTTTTGTATGTCGAGCACTATTTGAATCCGCAGTTTTTTCCGGGGATTCTGGCGTTCGATCTCAATCAGTCGATTACCGAGTTGTATGCGCGGCATTACGACTTGCACTATGGGCGGGTGCGGTTCGAGATTGTACCGACCTCGTTGCCGGTGGACGCGGCGGCGGCGTTGCGGGTGTCGCTGGGGAGTCCGGGGTTACGGATTGCGCGGGTCAATTATGATCAGCATGGGCGGTTGATCGATTGTGATCTGGAGTTTTGGCGGCATGATGCGATTCATGTCGGGGTGGATGTGGTCTGA
- a CDS encoding RluA family pseudouridine synthase: MPLSNIRIIHQDAAVLVVNKPTLLLSVPGRADDNKDCLITRLQENGYPEARIVHRLDWETSGIILLARDPDTHRELSRQFHDRETEKAYTALCWGQPELDSGSIDLPLRYDPPTKPRHVVDHEFGKHALTFWRVLERCGDWCRVELTPITGRSHQLRVHMLSIGHPLLGDGLYAHPQALAAWPRLCLHASMLSFTHPQSGERLRFECPAPF, encoded by the coding sequence ATGCCGCTGTCGAATATCCGCATCATCCATCAGGACGCCGCCGTACTGGTGGTGAACAAGCCTACCCTGCTGCTCTCCGTGCCCGGTCGCGCCGATGACAACAAGGACTGCCTGATCACCCGACTGCAAGAAAACGGCTATCCGGAAGCTCGCATCGTCCATCGACTCGACTGGGAAACCTCCGGGATCATCCTGTTGGCCCGCGACCCGGACACCCATCGCGAACTGTCTCGACAGTTTCACGACCGCGAAACCGAAAAAGCCTACACCGCACTGTGCTGGGGCCAGCCGGAACTGGACAGCGGCAGCATCGACTTACCGCTGCGCTACGACCCGCCGACCAAGCCTCGCCACGTGGTGGACCATGAATTCGGCAAACATGCGCTGACCTTCTGGCGCGTGCTGGAACGTTGCGGCGACTGGTGCCGGGTGGAACTGACGCCAATCACCGGTCGCTCGCATCAGTTGCGCGTGCACATGCTGTCTATCGGTCATCCGCTGTTGGGTGACGGACTTTACGCTCACCCTCAAGCCCTGGCTGCCTGGCCACGCTTGTGCCTGCACGCCAGTATGCTCAGCTTCACCCACCCACAAAGTGGCGAACGGCTGCGCTTCGAGTGCCCGGCACCGTTTTGA